The Methanobrevibacter sp. genome window below encodes:
- the polC gene encoding DNA polymerase II large subunit, translating into MDAGMDYFERLESETLKLYEIANEARSKGFDVELETEIPLAKDLAERVEGLVGPKGIAKRIKELEQDMSREEVAFQIAAEIASQESNETGAKLEAEKQAFADQGLRTALAILTEGVVAAPLEGISGVKIKSNSDGTKYIAVYFAGPIRSAGGTAAALSVLLGDKIRVATGLDKFKPTEDEIERYVEEVELYESEVTNLQYSPTPEEVRLAAKSIPVEVNGEPTDQVEVSHRDLPRVETNNIRGGALLAMVEGVIQKSKKILKYAHTLDLDSWEFLAEYAKGVGSSKEEEGSQSDSEESLEEIDDNIIDKDELFEHSKYAHDIIGGRPVLGYPSEKGGFRLRYGRSRNTGLATMGVHPATMELLEFLAVGTQLKIERPGKGNCVVPVDSIEGPTVKLKSGEVRRLDSIEDARKVKGKVVEILFLGDMLVAFGEFLRNNQPMLGACWCEEWWIETIRNSEKYRSFSDEEKEAFDLESLQTRKFTAEEAFKITEEFNVPLHPEYTYYYNDISIKDLVDLSEWLNSRRDYLENEYPNGEDLTLELSYQKRILEVMGLCHKLKDGKVIIDRNHAYALLKTINGDYSRYLADEYYKMKVVDIINDNIDFEIKDKAPCYIGTRVGRPEKSKERLMKPAPHVLFPIGTNGGNRRLVAEAAKKKKIKVEFARRECTNPDCRLSSFKAICPHCGSPTEIGKSGQKDINLAKMLSKASDNVGVRKVDEVKGVVGLISEDKLPEPLEKGILRAKNGVFTFKEGTIRHDSTDLPLTHFIPSEIGVTVPKLLEMGYTKDCYGDDIVSEDQIVELKVQDIVISDNCGEYLVGVANFVDDLLERYYGMERYYNVKDKYDLIGHLIAGLAPHTSAGVLGRIVGFTKALGCYAHPYFHSAKRRNCDSDEDSVLLLLDALINFSKSYLPSTRGGSMDAPLVLSTRIDPEEIDDESHNLDIFERFPLEFFERSQEPLKPADMLDLVDNVSMHLGTDRQYHDLMFSHHTSSIHAGPKLCLYKRLGTMKEKVEAQINLAELIRAVDQRGVVEGVLSSHFLPDIMGNSRAFSKQKVRCPKCGAKYRRMPLTGKCKCGGDLVLSVSKGSVVKYLEISQNLVNRYPVSHYLEQRLEIQEFGINSLFESDKSKQSSLDVFFGK; encoded by the coding sequence ATGGATGCTGGAATGGATTATTTTGAAAGATTGGAAAGTGAAACCCTTAAGCTCTATGAGATAGCTAATGAGGCAAGGTCAAAAGGATTTGATGTTGAGTTAGAGACTGAAATTCCATTGGCAAAGGACTTGGCTGAGAGAGTGGAAGGGCTTGTAGGCCCTAAAGGCATTGCCAAGCGTATCAAGGAATTGGAACAGGACATGTCCAGGGAAGAGGTGGCATTTCAGATTGCCGCTGAAATCGCGTCTCAGGAATCTAATGAAACCGGTGCCAAGCTGGAGGCTGAAAAGCAGGCCTTTGCAGATCAAGGGCTCAGAACAGCTTTAGCTATCTTGACAGAAGGGGTTGTTGCAGCTCCATTGGAAGGTATTTCAGGAGTGAAGATCAAAAGCAATTCCGATGGGACAAAATATATTGCGGTATACTTTGCAGGACCTATCCGTAGTGCAGGAGGTACTGCAGCTGCATTGTCCGTTCTTTTAGGTGATAAGATCCGTGTAGCCACAGGTCTCGACAAGTTCAAGCCTACTGAAGACGAAATAGAAAGATATGTGGAAGAGGTTGAGCTTTACGAATCAGAAGTCACCAATCTCCAATACTCTCCAACTCCAGAGGAGGTCAGGCTTGCTGCAAAGAGCATTCCTGTTGAAGTAAACGGTGAACCGACTGACCAGGTTGAAGTGTCCCACAGAGACTTGCCTCGTGTGGAAACAAACAACATCAGAGGAGGTGCTCTCCTTGCGATGGTAGAGGGAGTTATCCAGAAATCCAAAAAGATCTTGAAATATGCTCATACCCTTGATCTGGACAGCTGGGAATTCCTGGCTGAATATGCCAAAGGGGTAGGCTCTTCCAAGGAGGAGGAAGGTTCCCAGTCTGACAGTGAGGAAAGCCTTGAAGAGATTGATGATAACATTATTGACAAGGATGAGCTATTTGAACATTCCAAATATGCCCACGATATCATTGGGGGCAGGCCTGTTTTGGGATATCCATCTGAAAAGGGAGGATTCAGGCTTAGATATGGTCGTTCAAGAAATACAGGGCTTGCAACCATGGGTGTTCACCCTGCAACAATGGAGCTATTGGAGTTCCTGGCAGTTGGAACACAGTTGAAGATTGAAAGGCCTGGAAAGGGTAACTGTGTGGTTCCTGTAGACTCTATCGAAGGGCCAACCGTAAAGCTGAAATCAGGTGAAGTCCGCAGACTGGATTCCATTGAGGATGCAAGAAAGGTCAAGGGAAAGGTTGTTGAGATCCTTTTCTTGGGAGACATGCTTGTTGCATTCGGTGAATTCCTAAGGAACAACCAGCCAATGCTAGGTGCCTGCTGGTGTGAGGAATGGTGGATTGAAACAATAAGGAATTCAGAGAAATATCGATCATTCAGTGATGAGGAAAAAGAGGCATTTGACTTGGAATCCCTTCAAACAAGGAAATTCACAGCTGAAGAGGCATTTAAGATAACTGAGGAATTCAATGTTCCATTGCATCCTGAATACACTTATTATTATAATGACATTTCCATTAAGGATTTGGTTGACCTTAGTGAATGGTTAAATTCCAGAAGAGATTACCTGGAAAATGAATATCCAAATGGTGAAGATTTAACACTTGAGCTGTCCTACCAAAAAAGAATATTGGAAGTTATGGGATTATGCCATAAATTGAAGGATGGTAAAGTAATAATTGACAGGAATCATGCTTATGCTTTACTCAAGACTATAAATGGAGACTATTCAAGATATCTCGCTGATGAGTATTATAAGATGAAGGTAGTTGACATCATCAATGATAATATCGACTTTGAGATTAAGGATAAGGCTCCATGCTATATCGGCACAAGGGTCGGACGTCCTGAAAAATCCAAGGAAAGATTGATGAAGCCGGCTCCTCATGTGCTTTTCCCTATTGGAACCAATGGTGGAAACAGACGTTTGGTCGCAGAAGCCGCCAAAAAGAAAAAGATCAAGGTGGAGTTTGCCAGAAGGGAATGCACCAATCCGGATTGCAGATTGAGTTCATTCAAGGCCATCTGTCCGCATTGCGGATCTCCTACTGAAATAGGAAAATCCGGTCAAAAAGACATTAATTTGGCTAAAATGCTTTCCAAGGCTTCAGATAATGTTGGAGTCCGCAAGGTTGATGAGGTTAAAGGTGTTGTCGGACTCATTTCCGAGGACAAGCTTCCGGAACCTTTGGAAAAAGGTATCCTAAGGGCCAAGAATGGAGTTTTCACCTTTAAGGAAGGAACCATTCGTCATGACTCCACTGACTTGCCACTTACCCACTTCATTCCAAGTGAAATCGGTGTTACAGTTCCTAAACTATTGGAAATGGGCTATACCAAGGACTGTTATGGCGATGATATAGTCAGCGAAGACCAAATCGTTGAACTTAAGGTTCAGGATATTGTCATTTCCGACAATTGCGGTGAGTATCTGGTAGGTGTAGCCAATTTCGTTGATGATCTTCTTGAAAGGTATTATGGAATGGAAAGATACTATAATGTGAAGGACAAATATGACTTGATCGGCCATCTGATTGCAGGCCTTGCACCTCACACATCTGCAGGTGTATTGGGCCGTATTGTAGGATTCACTAAGGCTTTGGGCTGTTATGCACACCCTTATTTCCATTCTGCAAAAAGGAGAAACTGCGACAGTGACGAAGACTCCGTTCTCTTATTGCTGGATGCACTGATCAATTTCTCCAAATCATACTTGCCAAGCACTCGTGGAGGAAGCATGGATGCTCCTTTGGTTTTATCCACCCGTATAGACCCAGAGGAGATAGACGACGAGTCACATAACCTTGACATCTTTGAAAGGTTCCCTCTTGAATTCTTTGAAAGGTCTCAAGAGCCTTTGAAACCTGCTGATATGTTGGATTTGGTTGATAACGTATCCATGCATTTAGGCACTGACAGGCAATATCATGACCTGATGTTTTCACATCATACCTCAAGCATACATGCCGGTCCTAAGCTTTGCCTATACAAACGTTTGGGAACCATGAAGGAGAAGGTGGAGGCCCAAATCAATCTGGCGGAACTCATCAGGGCAGTGGACCAAAGGGGAGTCGTGGAAGGAGTATTGTCTTCACACTTCCTGCCGGATATCATGGGAAATTCAAGGGCTTTCTCCAAGCAGAAGGTCAGATGTCCTAAATGCGGCGCAAAGTATAGGAGAATGCCTCTTACAGGCAAATGCAAGTGTGGCGGAGATCTGGTTCTCAGCGTATCCAAGGGGTCTGTAGTCAAATATCTCGAAATCTCCCAGAACCTTGTAAACAGATACCCTGTATCACACTATCTTGAGCAAAGGCTGGAAATTCAGGAATTTGGTATTAATTCATTGTTTGAAAGTGACAAGTCCAAGCAAAGTTCCTTAGATGTCTTCTTTGGAAAATGA
- the lysS gene encoding lysine--tRNA ligase: MKHWIERIADELNEMDVEKHVIASGTSISGSIHIGNSCDVFIANAIGKALRELGNDAETIWIADDHDPLRKVPYPLPESYDQYLGMPYSMIPCPEGCCKNFVEHFEKPLFKVLDAYGIEIIPKSGFEMYKDGSYLESIRVSLEKHNEIKAIFDQYRREPLADHWLPYNPICEECGRVNTTEAYDFDGDIVKYRCECGHDGEMDIKSGNGKLTWRVEWAARWKIFGTTCEPFGKDHAAAGGSYDVSSVISEEIFDYPAPFPVPYEWITLDGEAMSKSHGVFFTPEQWLEIGPAESLNYYLFRSKPMKSKDFSPKMPWLDFMDTFDKVERVFYGEEEAPSEKEGRKFKSIYKMAQIKADSPLPFRPPFRFLVNAYQIVGSKDLEKIFAILKKNSQLTKSFADKEFADLTDLELAQYAERVDNVIVWLEKYAPNFVKFQVQYDSIPKLPLPDDQIAFLKDLADLMEEKEFSSAEELHDAMYMVLESHGLKPQKAFQAIYKMILGQKQGPRAASFLLSLDKDFVVKRLRQEA; encoded by the coding sequence ATGAAACATTGGATTGAAAGAATCGCTGATGAATTAAATGAAATGGATGTAGAAAAACATGTCATAGCAAGTGGTACATCTATATCAGGTTCTATACATATTGGAAATTCATGTGACGTATTCATCGCAAACGCAATAGGTAAAGCATTGAGAGAATTAGGTAACGATGCGGAAACCATCTGGATTGCAGATGACCACGACCCACTTAGAAAAGTTCCTTACCCACTTCCTGAATCCTATGACCAATACTTAGGCATGCCATACTCTATGATTCCATGTCCTGAAGGATGTTGTAAAAACTTTGTTGAACACTTTGAAAAACCTTTGTTCAAAGTTCTTGATGCTTACGGTATTGAAATTATTCCAAAATCCGGCTTTGAGATGTATAAGGACGGATCTTACCTTGAATCAATCAGGGTATCCCTTGAAAAGCACAATGAGATCAAGGCCATCTTTGACCAATACAGAAGAGAGCCACTGGCAGATCACTGGTTGCCATACAACCCTATCTGTGAAGAATGTGGAAGGGTAAACACCACCGAGGCATATGACTTCGATGGAGACATTGTGAAATACAGATGTGAATGTGGCCATGACGGTGAGATGGACATCAAATCCGGTAACGGTAAGCTTACCTGGAGAGTTGAATGGGCAGCAAGATGGAAAATCTTCGGAACCACTTGTGAACCATTCGGAAAAGACCATGCTGCAGCTGGAGGATCCTACGATGTAAGTAGTGTAATCTCTGAGGAAATATTTGATTATCCTGCTCCTTTCCCAGTTCCATACGAATGGATCACCCTTGACGGTGAGGCAATGAGTAAATCACATGGTGTGTTCTTCACTCCGGAACAATGGCTTGAGATCGGACCTGCAGAAAGTCTCAACTACTACCTGTTCAGAAGCAAACCAATGAAATCCAAGGACTTCTCTCCAAAAATGCCATGGTTAGACTTTATGGACACCTTTGATAAGGTTGAAAGAGTATTCTACGGCGAAGAGGAAGCTCCATCTGAAAAAGAAGGTAGAAAATTCAAAAGCATTTACAAGATGGCACAGATCAAGGCAGACTCTCCATTGCCATTCAGACCTCCTTTCAGATTCTTGGTAAACGCTTATCAGATTGTAGGCAGCAAGGACTTGGAGAAGATATTTGCAATCCTAAAGAAAAACTCACAATTGACCAAAAGCTTTGCAGATAAGGAATTTGCAGATTTGACCGATCTTGAACTCGCTCAATATGCAGAAAGAGTGGACAATGTAATTGTTTGGTTGGAAAAATACGCTCCTAACTTCGTCAAGTTCCAAGTTCAATATGATTCAATTCCAAAATTGCCTCTTCCAGATGACCAAATCGCATTCCTCAAAGACCTTGCAGATTTGATGGAAGAGAAAGAGTTCTCATCTGCTGAAGAATTGCATGATGCCATGTATATGGTATTGGAAAGCCACGGATTGAAACCTCAAAAAGCATTCCAAGCTATTTACAAAATGATTCTTGGCCAAAAGCAAGGACCTAGAGCAGCTTCATTCTTGCTCTCATTGGATAAGGACTTTGTTGTCAAAAGGTTAAGACAAGAAGCCTAA
- the nrdD gene encoding anaerobic ribonucleoside-triphosphate reductase encodes MEKVENVENDIKRAKITVRKNNGVCEAFSYEKLLKSLVMVEAPIGEYEKIIATVGENLYDGITTKEIKKIVYECLEDIDSEAANKYLAKTTLKVRSSRDKIEPFDMAKIASTLVEETGASQETAFEIATEVWKELKKLNVEYLTAPMIREIVNTKLVEYGLEDLRSRYTRLGIPVYNITSLIENGSRDNANMMHNPESIHKYVADEALKQYALLHMLPPHLADAHMSGDIHIHDLEFFAGRPLNCLQHDIRTFIRYGLKVDGTGDHTSVAAAPSHMETLMNHTGEIMLAAQQNMSGGQGMSLWNVFVAPFATGRTYEEVKQSIQMLVYNLNMAYAARGSQVPFTSMQLEFGVPKFLEDVTAYGPKGKVVGTYSDFEDETRMIQKAFTEILLEGDSEGKPHLFPNTIYTLREETLKGDYDDDLRLVHELSAKYGSSYFVNMLPDYRGQMANYMGCRTCLQDTWTGDWEQDCLRTGNLAYVTLNLPRIGYQSRDENDVFEYLDNYMDLAVETLMIRRNQGLNCLNKFDILPFLDQDVEGETYYRIQNSTLSFGFCGLNEMLLALFGEGIENPDANKFGLKCLEYINARSKALQEETGLRWSVLQTPAESTAYRFATLDKEQFGDKTILQGDNGANYYTNSSHVPVNSDISFADKVKIEGQYHSLTPGGHIFHAFMGESYSDPDALMSLTNKIARKSDIGFWAYSSAFSFCLNCKTLMKGLSNKCPSCGETADVEWYDRITGYVQQVGHAKSANGGWNAGKRQELIDRRRFEQ; translated from the coding sequence GTGGAAAAAGTAGAAAATGTAGAAAACGATATTAAAAGAGCTAAAATCACCGTCAGGAAAAACAACGGTGTTTGTGAAGCTTTCAGTTATGAAAAGTTGTTAAAGTCCTTGGTAATGGTGGAAGCTCCAATAGGTGAATATGAAAAGATCATTGCAACCGTTGGCGAAAACCTTTACGATGGAATCACTACCAAAGAAATCAAAAAGATTGTTTACGAATGCTTAGAGGATATAGATTCTGAAGCGGCCAACAAGTACTTGGCTAAAACCACTTTAAAGGTACGTTCTTCCAGAGATAAAATCGAACCGTTCGACATGGCTAAGATTGCAAGCACATTGGTTGAAGAAACCGGTGCTTCCCAAGAAACCGCCTTTGAAATCGCAACTGAAGTTTGGAAGGAACTCAAAAAACTCAATGTCGAATACCTTACCGCTCCAATGATCAGGGAAATCGTAAACACAAAACTTGTGGAATACGGATTGGAAGACTTAAGAAGCAGATACACTCGTTTAGGTATTCCTGTTTACAACATCACTTCATTGATTGAAAACGGTTCAAGAGACAATGCAAACATGATGCATAACCCGGAATCCATTCACAAATATGTTGCTGACGAAGCATTGAAACAATACGCACTCTTACACATGCTGCCACCTCACTTGGCAGATGCACACATGTCTGGTGACATTCACATTCACGACTTGGAGTTCTTCGCAGGAAGACCATTGAACTGTCTCCAACACGATATAAGGACCTTTATCAGATACGGTCTTAAAGTGGACGGTACTGGAGACCACACTTCCGTTGCAGCAGCTCCTTCCCATATGGAAACCTTGATGAACCATACAGGTGAAATCATGTTGGCTGCACAGCAAAACATGTCCGGTGGACAAGGTATGTCCCTATGGAACGTATTTGTAGCACCATTTGCAACCGGCAGAACTTACGAAGAAGTAAAGCAATCCATTCAAATGTTGGTCTACAACTTGAACATGGCTTACGCTGCTAGAGGTTCCCAAGTTCCATTCACAAGCATGCAATTGGAATTCGGTGTTCCAAAATTCCTTGAAGACGTCACTGCATACGGTCCAAAAGGAAAAGTTGTAGGTACCTACAGTGACTTTGAGGATGAAACCAGAATGATCCAAAAGGCTTTCACTGAAATCTTGCTTGAAGGAGATTCAGAAGGAAAACCTCACTTATTCCCAAATACAATTTACACATTACGTGAAGAGACCTTGAAAGGTGACTATGATGATGACTTACGTTTAGTCCATGAGCTTTCTGCAAAATACGGCTCATCCTACTTCGTAAACATGTTGCCTGACTACAGAGGTCAAATGGCTAACTATATGGGTTGCAGAACCTGTCTCCAAGACACCTGGACCGGTGACTGGGAACAAGACTGTTTAAGAACAGGTAACTTGGCTTATGTAACCTTGAACTTGCCAAGAATCGGATACCAATCCAGAGATGAAAACGATGTCTTCGAATACTTGGACAATTACATGGACCTTGCTGTTGAAACTTTGATGATCAGAAGAAACCAAGGTCTCAACTGCTTGAACAAGTTCGACATCTTGCCATTCTTGGACCAAGACGTGGAAGGAGAAACCTATTACAGAATCCAAAACTCTACATTGTCCTTCGGTTTCTGTGGTCTTAACGAAATGTTGCTTGCATTGTTCGGTGAAGGTATCGAAAACCCAGATGCAAACAAGTTCGGTCTCAAATGTTTAGAATACATAAATGCAAGATCAAAGGCATTGCAAGAGGAAACCGGCCTCAGATGGTCTGTATTGCAAACCCCTGCTGAATCAACCGCATACAGATTCGCAACCTTGGACAAGGAGCAATTCGGAGACAAGACCATCTTGCAAGGTGACAACGGAGCTAACTACTACACCAACTCCTCACACGTGCCTGTAAACTCCGATATTTCCTTTGCTGACAAGGTCAAGATTGAAGGCCAATACCACAGCTTGACTCCTGGTGGACACATCTTCCATGCATTCATGGGTGAGTCCTACTCAGATCCTGATGCATTGATGAGCTTGACCAACAAGATTGCAAGAAAATCCGACATTGGTTTCTGGGCTTACAGTTCAGCATTCAGTTTCTGCTTAAACTGTAAGACTTTAATGAAAGGATTAAGCAACAAATGTCCTTCCTGTGGCGAGACTGCTGATGTGGAATGGTATGACAGAATTACAGGTTACGTACAACAAGTAGGTCATGCTAAATCTGCAAACGGCGGATGGAACGCAGGTAAACGTCAAGAATTAATCGACAGACGTAGATTTGAACAATAA